The Epinephelus fuscoguttatus linkage group LG19, E.fuscoguttatus.final_Chr_v1 genome contains the following window.
ATAAAATCTAGTTTTGAAAAAggaaacactgacactgaaaaatGCCGATGTGTGTTTTTCAATTAAatcttttttaactttttcagCATGTCACTCTTTTTTCAGtgtcagtttttttgttttgttttgtattgtttggCCTACATTTCaactgacattaaaaaaagagggACATGAAGAACAAAAAGCAGATTGTCACTGAAAAACATGagtgctaaaataaataaataacatcacTTTTAatgcctgtattttatttttcagctggTTTTTTTTCAACgccaaattttatttttgatattttatttttgatgccAGAACTTACTGTCACTGTTCTAGCTCCATACATTTGTTAAGACTGTCTTTAATCATATCTGCAACTTAATAAATACCTTCTCCTTTTATGTCAGTTGAAGGTGACATTTCATATAAATGCCAATAATTTTAGTGCATGTGCATAAGGTCTGGATTCATAATGAATGACAGAGGTCCTATTTAACAATTACTCTGTTTAGAGAACGGACTTAATATCCGCAGTAAGTACAAAGGATATATTACAAAAATTTCACACATTTTATCATtgtattgataaaaaaaaaataactacaaaaatgtaCATGTAGTGTACAATACTAGGCTACATGTACATATATTTGCTCAGTGCAGCTTGAATAATTCTTCATCTAAGACTGAAAACCGTTATGAAAACCACATAACGGAGGTGACTCATGATTTTTTGTTGAGACAGAGTAGTGAATTGGGCTGGAGGTTATTGTCCTTCAAAgtaaattcacattttaaagTTTCCTTTTAACTTAAAAAATCTCCCTCCTCACACTATATGTTAAATTAACATAAAGCCTCCATATGTGTCTCTATGTGATACACACGTCGCACATTGCACCTACTCTCTACACTTCATACTTTGCACATTCCATGGTCAATATTTTGCGCATTCCTGCACAAAACTGCACAGTTCCTTCATTTAAATCAGATATACTGTGCATATTTTTTGTAGTTTGTATGGAGCTAAAACAGTTGCATGAAGTTTTggcattgaaaataaaatttggcATTGAAAGAGGAAAATCGACACTAAAAAAAATATACTAATCAAAAAACACAGGCATTAAAgattctttgttttatttttttaatgacaatctattcttttctttcagtcattaatttttttcagtgtcactTTTTTTAAGAAACCTGCCACTTTTGGCATAGAAGAGAGCAATTAAAGGGAAGGGGCAAGGTCAGCATGATTTACATTTAGTGTGCAATTCAGtagtcactgaaaaaaaaacatcagtagaCACGCCTCAggatgccaaaaaaaaaaaaatctgaataaaataattgtattgcctgtgttttattttccagtggatttttttAGCGTCAGTGTTTGATCAAtgctagtttttatttttgatgccAAAACTTACTGTTGCTGTTCTAGCACCTTTTGCAGCAAAGGTTTTCCAGCTCTGTCTCACTGTTTGTGCTGATGATGCCACCAAAGGCATTTTAACATCATCTGGTAGAGGACATTAATACAGCTGTTCATGTAAGCACCTTGGATGCTTGATTTAACCCCGCCAACTTCACTGATCTGTTCCTAGTGGTCACCAGAATTAAATTCACGTTAATGCTGCTTTGTGCTAACGTCTCTCATAGTCAAAGCTGTTTACATTCATTTGTGCTTGTCACATCATGTAAATCACTATTTACAGATAAAGTTGTAGGTTTCTACAAGAAGAGGCGGAGACACatggaagagaagaggagatggAAGAAGTTGAAGAAGGTGGAGTGAGCAGGAGCATCCCCGCTGTTGGTGGTGGGGTTGGCTGCTGTGGTGGCAGTGATGTTGCTGTTGGTGTTGGTGGAGGCTGCGGAAAGGAACCCCACTGTCCGAGACAGGAATTCCAGATACGTGCTCAGTTTGGTGAACATCATCACTGATGCTCGTGTTTCCCTGGTGGTGTTATCAGCTGATAATACTGCTGCTTGGAACCAAGAGTTGTCCAGCTTACACATCAATGGACCTCCAGAATCACcctgaacaaacaaacacatgttcaACATTTTGTGTGAACCTCGTTCTGATTCTTAAGTAGACATTCAGTCGGATCTTCTTGTGGAactatgggattttttttccactaaaTGTGCTatacagaaaatactttgttatgccttaaaggaacagtttgacattttaagaaTGACATTTTCTCCTTGAGAGTTAGATGACAATTTTTCAATctaaaaaacagaaagacatttaaaagcataattatgTCCTGCTCTTTTCACTCACCTGTCCCAGTGTGAAAGTTCCAGTACAAATGCTGTCACTTGACGATGCATTCCCACAATTTTCCACCGAGGTTTGGAACTCCTGCAGAACTTGTTCCTCTGAAGTTTGAAAAACAAGAATATGATGAGAAATTAAACATTTGATTCAAACCCAGATGGCAGGAACCTGGACTAAATGGGCATATGTTCTTTGTtagcaccaaaaacaatgtgaaATGGCCTAAATGTTTAATCTGAAGGGCTGAAATGATGCAGAGCATTAACATTACTCACCACCTCCTTGCCCGGAGCTCCAGCCAGCAGCCCAGCACGTGGTGCCCACAGCAAAGGTCCTTCCGTTATCCATGCAGATGGGCTGGATGTAGTCGGACAGGGTGGGTTGGGATGACAGTTGCAGCACTGCTACATTGGACCCAGTCTGGTTGCTCAGAGTGATATTTGTTACGTTAAATGTCACCTCAAAAGGATTGGATCCATTCTGTTTCAACCGACCCAACACAACGGTCCAGGCAGACGGTGTGGGTGAACTGTAGGAGATAACAAACTGAATTAGGGCTGAGGAGAAATATTTGAATGGTTTCAAACAAGGACTGGACCTTTACAGATTCAGCTTCTTAGGCTGCTTCTCAGAGGGCAGTGCCAGCATTTTGTTCTATATAAATTGCATGTAAATTACATTAAAGGATAAAGCGGGCAATGTTTACCAAGCTCACTCACTCCTCTGTACATTAATTTTCATATAATAATAAAAGGactgtgctttgtttttacagtgtctcagagctgttagcatggctgtagactgtTCCTATTTTGTaaactatatttaaaaataaatttgctaCTGTTCTTAAACAGACTGGCATTATACCACGACATCACTCCAGGTGTCTCACCTTGAGAAGCAGTCGGCACTGCTCAACACAGAGTCAACAGCCACCAGAGTCCCACCACACACATGACTTCCATTCTTCTGTAGGCTTGCCATCCATGGCCATATACCAGCCGTCGCCACTGAGCCTCCTCCCGAAATACGTGTATTCATCGGGGCCTGGCCGCAGACCACAGCTGAAGAAACAGAATCACAATCAAGTTTTTCATTGCTCTCAGTGCACATGCACGTgtacagaaaaataattttgtgGAAATTTGTAGAAAATGattcacaatatattttgaGTTTAATGGAATGGTGCATCTATAAATAACATGCAGTCTTTGCTTTGAATATTTCCCTCAGTGTAAACAGCATACAGCTTCAATTAAGAGCTGGAAAAAGCATAAATttcagctttagttacttttcagattacagttttttatccccttcctgtccagtgaaaaccatgtgtCCCCAGTTGTGTTGACGTTGAAtcaactaaaaaataaaatgttccgTTATATGCTGAGAAAATCGTCCTACTTcttaagctaaataaactctttaaaacccctcttggatcagctggaaaatacCAGAGAATGATTTTGAATACTTCATCCACCACTGTAAATATGAAAACAACTCATTTTAAACTGGAAATTTATGGttaatgttggtgtttttggaCATGACAGACACTCACGTTTAGCTGTGGTTGTTGGGGGGAGGGTTGTTGGAGGTGGCGGCAGGCCAGCACAGGTGACGCTGAGATCACTGTCAGTCCCAGTGGATGTGAAGGTGACATAGCCTGGCTGGTCAGTGATGATTTGGGTGTTGATCCATGCCTGATATCTGGACACTCTGGTGTAGACTCCTGGTCTTTCTGGCAGGGCACAACCTTCTCCAAAACTTACAACTCCGGCCTGGACCCAGACACCGTTCTGCTTGCTCACCATTGGACCACCTGAATCCCCCTTTAGGAAGAAAAATAGCTAAGTAAGGGGAATCTTTGCAGGAGGTCAAATCTGATGCATGCACTGGAGTAAAGAGGATCACCTGACAGGAGTCCTTCCCTCCTTCACGTAACCCAGCGCAGATCATGTTTTCTGTGATTGTGCCCACTCCATAGTCACAGTTACACTGTCTGTTCCCCACAACTGGCACCTCCACCTCCATTAGGTTTTGTGGGGAAGGAAGAGGCActgaagagacacaaatacagttttatAGACAACACAGCTGATGTAATATGCTTTAAAATTAACTATTTGATAACTATGAATAACTGTGAATCTCAAGGACCATGCCAGCAGTTTTACAGTGTCTTCACCCATTACTGGCACAGTCAGTTATTCAAAATTTAACAAAGTTAAACAAAAGGACAGG
Protein-coding sequences here:
- the zgc:100868 gene encoding transmembrane protease serine 9, translated to MAFYKVIAVAALLTLLTQESYSQLNVCGRPALNTRIVGGEVAPEGSWPWQASLHRFGSHFCGGSLINKEWVLTAAHCLSNPSTSNLIVYLGRQRQENSNPNEVSRSVTQIINHPNYNPATSDNDISLLKLDSPVTFTNYILPVCLAAPDSTFFTGTDSWVTGWGNIGSGVPLPSPQNLMEVEVPVVGNRQCNCDYGVGTITENMICAGLREGGKDSCQGDSGGPMVSKQNGVWVQAGVVSFGEGCALPERPGVYTRVSRYQAWINTQIITDQPGYVTFTSTGTDSDLSVTCAGLPPPPTTLPPTTTAKPVVCGQAPMNTRISGGGSVATAGIWPWMASLQKNGSHVCGGTLVAVDSVLSSADCFSSSPTPSAWTVVLGRLKQNGSNPFEVTFNVTNITLSNQTGSNVAVLQLSSQPTLSDYIQPICMDNGRTFAVGTTCWAAGWSSGQGGEEQVLQEFQTSVENCGNASSSDSICTGTFTLGQGDSGGPLMCKLDNSWFQAAVLSADNTTRETRASVMMFTKLSTYLEFLSRTVGFLSAASTNTNSNITATTAANPTTNSGDAPAHSTFFNFFHLLFSSMCLRLFL